Sequence from the Deltaproteobacteria bacterium genome:
CGGAGTCGCCGTTGCGCGGCGCAAAGCGAGAAAAGAATTGCACCCGGGCCAGGGTGCCGAAGAGCGGTTCGAGGACGAGGTTGGTGGCGATAATCACTTCGCCCCAATCCTGTGACGCCATGAGTCCTTCCACGTTTTTGCGCGCTCCCTGATAGATGGGATCTTCCAGCCAGGTGGTTTTGGCGTCGGCATCGGAGAACCCGGCGACAGCTTCGGCCAAATCCATGCCGTACAGGGTGATGTCATGCGCGTGGCGAATCTTGTCCGCCGCATTGAAGATGCAGACGTTGCCTGCCGTGGTGGAAAGCGCCTCGCGTTGCGCGTAGGCAAAGCAGCGGAACAAGCCGTATTCGAGGCAAGCGTAGGCGGCGTAGTAGCGGCCAAGAATCGTCTTCGCCCAGGTTTCGTCGAAGTCGGCGAATAGCCCTGCCGTGCGCGCCGCCTCGACAATGCGGTCCAGGCTCCGTTCCTGTTCGGCCTGCATGGAGACGTAGGTGCGTTGCCACTGCTTGGCCGGGTCCTGGAACACCCACCAGTCCGTGCTTTTCAAAGCGGTGGAACTCGGCATCCACGGTGCCCGTCCGTCGGCGAAATGGGTAAACCAGCCTTGAAATGCATACGCACTCGGGTCGGGCTGAGTATGCAGGGTCAGATCCTCATACTCGGAGGGATGGCGACCTTTGGGTGTGAAATAGGTGAAATGACGATGGCCTGGGAGCGAGGCTGCGGCATCGGGTTTCATGAGAGTCCTCCTGGCGGCCTCTTGTACCGCGTGACGCGGGGTTCGTCTAGTCGCTGGCATGCCCAGAAAATGCCTTACGTTGTGGTTGGTGCTCGGCGAGCCGCCCCTACCTTGCTAAACGTGGCACCCTTGCATCCTCAAAGCTAATAGCTAAAAGCTGACAGCTAACAGCTCATGTAAGGAGGGAACCATGGCCGAACTTGCCTATCTGTCGGCGCTCGATCTAGCGGCGAAGATTCGCCGGCGCGAGGTGTCGAGTCGAGAAGCGCTCGATTTTTTCCTCGATCGGGTGGCGACACTCGACAAACCCATTAACAGTGTCGTGACGATTGATGCCGAACGCGCCCGTGCAGAAGCCGACGTGGCCGATGCCGCCTTGGCGCACGGCGAAGTACGCGGGCCGCTGCACGGCGTGCCCATGACCATCAAAGACTCTTTTCAAACTGCCGGGATGCGCACGACCTCGGGCGCGCCAGAGCTGGCGGACTTTGTCCCGCAGGAGGATGCGTGGCCGGTGGCGCGGCTGCGCGAAGCCGGAGCCATCATTTTTGGGAAAACCAATCTGCCGATCTATGCCGGTGACTTGCAAAGCTACAACGCGGTCTTTGGCACCACCAACAATCCTCACGACCTGACGCGCACGCCTGGGGGATCGTCCGGCGGTTCTGCGGCGGCGCTGGCGTGCGGGTTTACGCCGCTGGAACTGGGGAGCGATATTGGCGGTTCCATTCGCTTGCCTTCGCATATGTCCGGTGTGGTCGGGCATAAACCCAGTTACGGCATCGTGCCCGCGCATGGGCAGATTCCTGGCCCGCCGGGGACGCTGACGCTGGCCGATTTGGCGGTAGCCGGTCCGATGGCCCGCACGGTGGAAGACCTCGAACTCGGGCTCGATATCATGGCCGGTCCGAACCGCTGGGAACACCCAGCCTGGCGTTTACAACTGCCAGCCCAGCGGCGGCGATCACTCAAGCGCTATCGGATTGCGACTTGGTTCGACGACCCCCATTGTCCGGTGGAACCGGAAGTGCGCACCTTACTAGAAGGCGCGGCGCGGGCGTTGGCCGACGCCGGCGCACACGTTGCCACCGAGGCGCGTCCAGAATTCACCCTGGAAAAAGTCACTGACACTTTCTTCGCTTTGCTCCAGGCCGCGCTTGCTGGCGGCACCTCGCGTGACCGCATCGAAGTCTACGCTACGGCCACTGGCGACAGTCCGCTGGCTACGACGCGCCGCTCCTTAGCCATGCGGCACCGCGAGTGGCTCAGCTACAACGAGCGTCGTTTGCAAATGCGTAAGCGCTGGGAGGAGTTCTTCCAGCAGTGGGACATCATGCTGCTGCCGGTGATGCCCTGCCCCGCCATTCTGCATGACCACTTAGAGCCACAGTCTTCGCGGACAGCGTGGGTGGGTGGAGTGCAGCGGCCCTATTGGAATTTACTGAGCTGGATGGCACCGGCGGGGGCGTGTTATTTACCGGCGACGGTGGTGCCGGTGGGGCGACTGGCCAATGGTTTACCGGTGGGCATCCAGATTGTTGGCCCCTATCTGCACGACCGCACGACGTTGGATTTAGGGAAACGACTGCTAGAGATGATGGGCGGTTGCCCGCGCCCGGCAGGCTTCTAGGTAGGGGCGGCTCGCCGAGCCGCCCGAGGGGGCTACGCATTGACGCCGTGGAACGACGGCGTCCTGCCGCTGAGTAACGTCCCCAACTCTGCCGCTGGGAAGTGTAGCCCGACATAGAAGGTGCCGAACAACCCGTAAATCGCGCTGGCTTCGTCGAAGCGCATCTCGTAGACCAGCTTTTTGAACACTAGCGGATCGTCGGCGAACAGATCCACGCCCCACTCCCAGTCGTCGAAGCCGACCGAGCCGGAAATAATCTGCGTGACCTGGCCGGCATAGCGGCGGCCAATGAGACCATGCTCGCCCATCATCTTCTGGCGCTCGGCAATGTTCACCTGATACCAATTTTTGTCCTCGCCGCGTTTTTTATCCATGGGATAAAAGCAGAGGTAGCGCCGCTGCGGAATCTCTGGCCACAATCGTGAGGCCATCGTTTGGCGCAGACGTGTCATTTCCGTGGCGACGGCTTGGTCCCACTCCTGCGTGTAGGGTTGGAGTCCCTTTTCTTGCAACGAGGCATAGAGACGGACGGACGACTCGTACAACCCGAGTTCCACGACCGACAAGTATGAAGTCGTCGGTTCGAGGAACTCCGCGAGTTTGGTGTTGGCGAGGCGCAGCTCGGCGTCGTTCAAGTCGTCGAACGAGCGGCGGAAGTGCAGCGCCATGAGGTCGCCCTTATGACCGAGCATGGAGAACAATCCGCTCTGCCCGGCTTCTCCATGTTCCCATTCCTGGAAGAGATCTGCTGCTTCAGCCGAGACTGCTTGGCGCGCGGCGTCGGATAGCGCTTTCCACGCCGACCAGCGGAAGCGAAACATTTGATGAAGGATGCTCCAGCCTTCGAGGGCCAGCGGTACTGGCGGGAGCATAGCGTTGGCTTGGGGAGGCGTGTGTTCGTGTTGCATTCGCGCTATCCTCGGACTTTCCTTGCGTTATGGAGGCGACGTATGGCGGCTAAAAAATCGACGACCGAGAAAAAAATCTATCAGCTCAAAATTTCGCTGCGTGGTATTACACCACCAATCTGGCGGCGCATCCACGTCCCCAGCGATACCCGACTCTCCACGCTGCACCCGATTATCCAAGTCGTCATGGGCTGGACGAACTCGCATATGCATCAGTTCAAAGTGGGGAAGACGTATTACGGGGAAACGTACCCCGACGATGTGGATGGCATGCCGGAGACGCGGGACGAAAGGAAGTCGCGGTTGGAGGAGCTGGTCTCCCGGCCACGGGCAAAATTCGTCTACGAGTACGACTTCGGCGACAGTTGGGAACACGAGATCGCGTTGGAGAAAATCCTACCGGCTGAGGCTGGGGTGAAGTATCCGGTGTGTCTGGAGGGGCACCGGGCCTGTCCACCAGAAGATTGCGGTGGGGTCTGGGGTTACGTCGATTTGCTGACCGTGCTCCAGGACGAGGAGCACCCGGAGCACGAAGAAATGACGGAATGGCTTGGAGAGGAGTTCGACCCTGAGGCGTTTCGCCTTGCGGAGATCAATGCCGCGCTGACGCGGATTAGGTAGCTGACGCGGCGTATCCTAAAGCCTCGTAAATATCTTCTCGTTCCAACTCTGGCCACTCATCCAGAAGGTCTTCTATCGTCATGCTCGAACTCAGATAACTAAGAATGGAAGCGACTGGCAATCGTAGATCCCGGATGCACGGCTTTCCAAAGCACCTCTCGGGGTTGTAAGGTGAGGCGATGGAATTGATGGTGAGTCTTCATGGCGAAATTCCCTCTTTACGCCAGCCCCCGCTCGGCTACGCGCTTGAGCATATTCACAAACACCTCCGGCGACTGCGCGCCGATGATTTGTGCGGGGCCGACGACGAATGTGGGAACGCCGGAAATTCCCAGTGATCGTGCTTCTTGTTGGGCGGTGGCAAGACGTTGCCGATAGGTGCCAGCGCTGAGATGTTCTTGCACCATGGTCGGGTCGAGGCCGACTTGCCGGGCGAGGCCGAGCACGACCTCCAAGTCACCGATGTTCTGCTCGTCTTGGAAATAGGCGCTATACACCGCCCGGGAAAACTCGGCGGCTTTGCCTTCGTCCTTGGCGTATTCCGTCGCTTCAAGCGCCAGGAGCGAATTGGTCAGCACCGTGGGTGGCCGCATCTCCAGACCGATCCCTTCGGCCATTGCCGTGATGTTACGCCAAATAGCGGCATAGCGTTCCTTGCCGAACTGGGCGGCGCGCTGGGCGACCGGCACCCCGCTGGCAGGATATTCGGGATGAATCTGAAATCCCTTCCACTCCAACGTGAACGGCGGCACCTGCGGCTGGACCTGGCGCAGGGTTTCGGTGCCGAGAAAGCAAAACGGGCAAATATAATCGCTGAAGACGGTGATTTTCATGCGTATGCTCCTTGGGGAAACTTATCATTTCGAGCCGAACGGTCTGTGGCTGCTCCCGAACGGCATATGACTCGCCCCGAACGGCATGTGGGTCGGTGCCGGGGCGGAAAACTGCGGCCCGCGTTTCGGCGCGTCGCGCTGAACGACGCCCCTGGAATCTCTCGGTGGCGCGTCGCCATGCCAATATGGCACCCCTACGATCACCGGCTCGGGAACATAAAAGGGTTCGCGAATGATTTCGACGACTTGCGGGGGTTGTTGCTCGATAACAATCTCCGGCTCTTGTTCTTCGTATGCAGGCGGTTGTGACACTGGAACGACTGGAGGCGGCGGAAGAAATGCTTTTGCCGTCTGCCGCACGACGGCTTCCGCTCCGTCCGCCGATAATTTGAGACGCTGCGACGCGGCGGCTCGGCGAGCGGCGGCCACGACCTCGTCTTGGGTTTCTTGCGTGAGCGGGTCGGACACTCGCCAACTGCTGGCCGGTTGGACACCGGCGGCACCGAGCGGACCGATCGCATCCTCGGCAGCGGTTTGGATCATGCCCAGATCGCGGGCAAGCTGTTGGGCAAACGCCCCTTGGCTTTTGGGCGGATAGGCTTTACTCGGGGCCAGCAAGTTCTTTTGCGCCGGTGTTGGCTTGGGAGTCGAATGCGTTTTCATCTGGCCGCGATACTCTTCCGGGACCGCGCTGAGGTCATCCACCACGTGGAAAACACCCCGGGCATCCGTCCACTGATAGAGGTCGGCATGAACGACAGAGGCTCCCCAGAGCAACAACCCGCATAAGAGAGTTATGAGTTTCATAGCCGTTTATTATAAACGCCTCACAGATCGGGAAGGCAAGAGGCCTCCTTCGATACGAATCCCATTGACCCACCGGGAGTTCCAGGGCATAAGACTCCTACTTTCTTGAGAAATGGAAGGGTGCTGTGGACGCGCTCATTCAAAAGGCCGACATCTTACTCGACGCATTGCCGTATATCCAACGCTTTTCCGGGAAGACGTTCGTCATCAAGTATGGCGGCCATGCCATGGAAGATGAGGAACTGAAGCACCGCTTTGCCCAAGATATCGTGCTGCTCAAATTCGTGGGCATAAATCCCGTGGTGGTCCACGGGGGCGGACCGCAAATCGGCGACATGCTGAAAAAGCTGGGCATCTCTTCGCGGTTCGTGCGCGGCATGCGCGTGACCGATGCCGCCACGATGGATGTGGTGGAGATGGTGCTGGGCAAGATTAACCAAGAGGTGGTGTCGCTGATCAACCGCCAAGGCGGCAAGGCGGTGGGTCTGAGCGGCAAAGACGGCGAGCTGATTGTCGCCCGCAAGATGTTGGTGACCGTGGAAGAAGATGGCAAACTGCCGACCACGCACGATGTCGGCCAGGTCGGTGAAGTGGTGGGCGTGAATCCGCGCGTTATCAATGCGCTGACTGAGGCGAATTTCATTCCCGTCATCGCGCCGGTGGGGGTGGGCGAAAACGGCGAAAGCTACAACATCAATGCCGACCTGGTGGCGGGGAAAGTCGCCGAGGCGCTTCAAGCGGAGAAACTCATTTTGTTGACGGACATCGAGGGGATCAAAGACAAAGCCGGAACGCTGATTCCCACCTTGGGCGGGCTAGAGGCGGAAAAGCTGATTAAAGACGGAACGATCGGCGAGGGGATGATCCCCAAAGTGGAGTGTTGCATCGCGGCGCTCCACAGCGGTGTCAAGAAAACGCACATTATCGATGGCCGTGTGCGGCACGCGACGCTGCTGGAGATTTTTACCAAAGAAGGCATCGGCACGGAGGTGGTCAGGTGGACAACTTAACCAATCAAGACATTATCGATCTCAACTCCCAGTATCTCTGTACCACCTACGCGCGTTTTCCGGTGGCTTTCGTCCGCGGCCAAGGGTGCCGTTTGTGGGACGCCGACGGCAAAGCGTATCTGGACTTTTTCGCCAGCCTGGCGGTCATGAACCTTGGGCAGTGTCACCCTGCCGTAGTCAAAGCGGTGTGCGATCAGGTCTCGACGCTGACGCATATCTCGAATCTCCACCACACCATTCCCCAGGCGCGCTTGTCCGAAGCCCTGTGCGCCCACTCTTTCGCCGACAAAGTTTTCTTCTGTAATAGCGGAGCCGAGGCCAACGAAGCGGCGATCAAACTGGCGCGCAAATATGGCGGCGACAAACGCGACGGTCGCTACGAGATCATTACCATGCTCGGATCGTTCCATGGCCGCACCATGGCCGCGATCTCCGCCACCGGGCAAGAGAAAGTGCGGCAAGGGTTCGCCCCGCATCTCGAAGGGTTTCGTTATGTGCCGTTCGACGATCTGGCGGCGACGGAAGCCGCGATTTCAGACCGCACCGTCGCCATTATGGTCGAGCCGATTCAGGGCGAAGGCGGCGTGAATATGCCGCGGCCAGGGTATCTCGAAGGCTTGCGCGACCTCTGCAATCGCAATGGTTTGCTGCTCATCCTAGACGAAGTACAAACCGGCATGGGGCGTACCGGCAAGTTGTTTGCCTATGAACATGAAGGGATTGCGCCTGACATCATGACCCTGGCCAAAGCACTGGGCGGCGGCCTGCCGATCGGCGCCATGTTGGCGACCGGCGCGGTGGCGGAAAGTTTCAATCTCGGCAGTCACGGCTCGACCTTCGGTGGCAACGCCGTGGCCTGCGCGGCCGGCGTCGCCGTCGTCAATACGCTGATTGGCGGCGTGCTGGAAAACTGCCGCGTTTCGGGCGAGTATTTCTTCAATCGTTTGGTGGCGCTGCAAAAGAAATTCCCTTTCATTACCAACGTCCGCGGTCGTGGGCTCATTCTCGGGGCCGAGCTGGATCGCGACGGCGCGGCTATTGTCGATGCCTGCCTCAAGGAAGGGTTGTTGATTAACTGCACCGTGGGGAAAGTGCTGCGCTTCATTCCTCCGCTCATTGTCACCACAGCGGAAATTGACGAAGGCTTCGCCATTCTGGAGAAAGTTTTGGAGAGACAGTGAAACACTCGGCACCACCGAACGGCACGAGATCTAAACGAGACCTGATTAGCATCGCGGATCTTTCGCGCGACCAGCTGGAAGAACTGTTCACCCTGGCGCTCCGGCTGAAAGCGGATCGCCAAAAAGGCTGGCCTCATCCACTGCTGGCCGGCAAAACGCTGGCCATGATCTTCGAGAAGCCGAGTCTGCGCACGCGCGTCACGTTCGAGGCCGGCATGTATCAGCTCGGCGGTCATGCCATCTACCTAGCTCCGCCGGACATCGGCCTGGGCACACGCGAAACCGTGCCGGATGTGGCGCGCAACTTGTCGCGTTGGGTAGACATTGTCATGGTGCGCACGTTCGCCCACGCCACGGTGGTCGATTTGGCGAAATACGCGACCGTGCCGGTGATTAACGGGCTGTCAGAACTACTTCACCCTTGTCAGATTCTCGCGGACTGTTTGACGTTGATCGAGCACTATGGACGCCTCGACGGTTTGAAGGTGACGTTCATTGGCGATGGCAACAACGTGGTGAACTCGTGGGTGGACGCGGCGGCGAAGCTGCCGTTTTCCTTCGCGCTGGCGTGTCCTCCTGGATACGAACCCGCTGCCGGCGTGCTGGCCGCTGCCGGCCAAGCTGGCGCGCGAGTGGTGGTAACCTCTTCTATTGCGGAGGCGGTACGCGACGCAGATGCCGTCTACACGGATGTGTGGACGAGCATGGGGCAAGAAAAAGAAAGCGCCGTGCGGCGTGAAGCGTTTCGCGATTATCAGCTCA
This genomic interval carries:
- a CDS encoding DUF4124 domain-containing protein, yielding MKLITLLCGLLLWGASVVHADLYQWTDARGVFHVVDDLSAVPEEYRGQMKTHSTPKPTPAQKNLLAPSKAYPPKSQGAFAQQLARDLGMIQTAAEDAIGPLGAAGVQPASSWRVSDPLTQETQDEVVAAARRAAASQRLKLSADGAEAVVRQTAKAFLPPPPVVPVSQPPAYEEQEPEIVIEQQPPQVVEIIREPFYVPEPVIVGVPYWHGDAPPRDSRGVVQRDAPKRGPQFSAPAPTHMPFGASHMPFGSSHRPFGSK
- a CDS encoding methane monooxygenase, with protein sequence MKPDAAASLPGHRHFTYFTPKGRHPSEYEDLTLHTQPDPSAYAFQGWFTHFADGRAPWMPSSTALKSTDWWVFQDPAKQWQRTYVSMQAEQERSLDRIVEAARTAGLFADFDETWAKTILGRYYAAYACLEYGLFRCFAYAQREALSTTAGNVCIFNAADKIRHAHDITLYGMDLAEAVAGFSDADAKTTWLEDPIYQGARKNVEGLMASQDWGEVIIATNLVLEPLFGTLARVQFFSRFAPRNGDSVTPTILATVEHDWQRNLKWTKEFVSVLLRDPEHGTGNKKVIEGWIAKWLPYTQEAMQGLAPLFDLPTVKMQTFAQARERVASHYAALLAELQLDSLSDLGHAG
- a CDS encoding DUF433 domain-containing protein, yielding MNSIASPYNPERCFGKPCIRDLRLPVASILSYLSSSMTIEDLLDEWPELEREDIYEALGYAASAT
- a CDS encoding acetylornithine transaminase, with protein sequence MDNLTNQDIIDLNSQYLCTTYARFPVAFVRGQGCRLWDADGKAYLDFFASLAVMNLGQCHPAVVKAVCDQVSTLTHISNLHHTIPQARLSEALCAHSFADKVFFCNSGAEANEAAIKLARKYGGDKRDGRYEIITMLGSFHGRTMAAISATGQEKVRQGFAPHLEGFRYVPFDDLAATEAAISDRTVAIMVEPIQGEGGVNMPRPGYLEGLRDLCNRNGLLLILDEVQTGMGRTGKLFAYEHEGIAPDIMTLAKALGGGLPIGAMLATGAVAESFNLGSHGSTFGGNAVACAAGVAVVNTLIGGVLENCRVSGEYFFNRLVALQKKFPFITNVRGRGLILGAELDRDGAAIVDACLKEGLLINCTVGKVLRFIPPLIVTTAEIDEGFAILEKVLERQ
- the argB gene encoding acetylglutamate kinase; this encodes MDALIQKADILLDALPYIQRFSGKTFVIKYGGHAMEDEELKHRFAQDIVLLKFVGINPVVVHGGGPQIGDMLKKLGISSRFVRGMRVTDAATMDVVEMVLGKINQEVVSLINRQGGKAVGLSGKDGELIVARKMLVTVEEDGKLPTTHDVGQVGEVVGVNPRVINALTEANFIPVIAPVGVGENGESYNINADLVAGKVAEALQAEKLILLTDIEGIKDKAGTLIPTLGGLEAEKLIKDGTIGEGMIPKVECCIAALHSGVKKTHIIDGRVRHATLLEIFTKEGIGTEVVRWTT
- a CDS encoding plasmid pRiA4b ORF-3 family protein, whose product is MAAKKSTTEKKIYQLKISLRGITPPIWRRIHVPSDTRLSTLHPIIQVVMGWTNSHMHQFKVGKTYYGETYPDDVDGMPETRDERKSRLEELVSRPRAKFVYEYDFGDSWEHEIALEKILPAEAGVKYPVCLEGHRACPPEDCGGVWGYVDLLTVLQDEEHPEHEEMTEWLGEEFDPEAFRLAEINAALTRIR
- a CDS encoding DsbA family oxidoreductase, with amino-acid sequence MKITVFSDYICPFCFLGTETLRQVQPQVPPFTLEWKGFQIHPEYPASGVPVAQRAAQFGKERYAAIWRNITAMAEGIGLEMRPPTVLTNSLLALEATEYAKDEGKAAEFSRAVYSAYFQDEQNIGDLEVVLGLARQVGLDPTMVQEHLSAGTYRQRLATAQQEARSLGISGVPTFVVGPAQIIGAQSPEVFVNMLKRVAERGLA
- a CDS encoding amidase; its protein translation is MAELAYLSALDLAAKIRRREVSSREALDFFLDRVATLDKPINSVVTIDAERARAEADVADAALAHGEVRGPLHGVPMTIKDSFQTAGMRTTSGAPELADFVPQEDAWPVARLREAGAIIFGKTNLPIYAGDLQSYNAVFGTTNNPHDLTRTPGGSSGGSAAALACGFTPLELGSDIGGSIRLPSHMSGVVGHKPSYGIVPAHGQIPGPPGTLTLADLAVAGPMARTVEDLELGLDIMAGPNRWEHPAWRLQLPAQRRRSLKRYRIATWFDDPHCPVEPEVRTLLEGAARALADAGAHVATEARPEFTLEKVTDTFFALLQAALAGGTSRDRIEVYATATGDSPLATTRRSLAMRHREWLSYNERRLQMRKRWEEFFQQWDIMLLPVMPCPAILHDHLEPQSSRTAWVGGVQRPYWNLLSWMAPAGACYLPATVVPVGRLANGLPVGIQIVGPYLHDRTTLDLGKRLLEMMGGCPRPAGF
- a CDS encoding heme-dependent peroxidase codes for the protein MLPPVPLALEGWSILHQMFRFRWSAWKALSDAARQAVSAEAADLFQEWEHGEAGQSGLFSMLGHKGDLMALHFRRSFDDLNDAELRLANTKLAEFLEPTTSYLSVVELGLYESSVRLYASLQEKGLQPYTQEWDQAVATEMTRLRQTMASRLWPEIPQRRYLCFYPMDKKRGEDKNWYQVNIAERQKMMGEHGLIGRRYAGQVTQIISGSVGFDDWEWGVDLFADDPLVFKKLVYEMRFDEASAIYGLFGTFYVGLHFPAAELGTLLSGRTPSFHGVNA
- the argF gene encoding ornithine carbamoyltransferase, encoding MKHSAPPNGTRSKRDLISIADLSRDQLEELFTLALRLKADRQKGWPHPLLAGKTLAMIFEKPSLRTRVTFEAGMYQLGGHAIYLAPPDIGLGTRETVPDVARNLSRWVDIVMVRTFAHATVVDLAKYATVPVINGLSELLHPCQILADCLTLIEHYGRLDGLKVTFIGDGNNVVNSWVDAAAKLPFSFALACPPGYEPAAGVLAAAGQAGARVVVTSSIAEAVRDADAVYTDVWTSMGQEKESAVRREAFRDYQLNAAVMALAKPDALVMHCLPAHRGEEISADVLEGPQSVVLDQAENRLHIQKAIMVWLLR